A single Syntrophorhabdaceae bacterium DNA region contains:
- a CDS encoding TRAP transporter fused permease subunit, which produces MDQREPTGQVSEERLREAQRYIEEEEGVTRRLSGWKQQAVTWFAVAMSLFHLYAAVATITTQVLRGLHVAMVLFLSYLVFPPSKKKLRSIAWYDVLLALMGVATIVYMLVDFEEFIYRAVTPNALDLVFGSILIVLILEATRRGTGWIMPLVVSLFLIYAYVGPWLPSPWTHRGYTLKRIVGHMYMTLEGIFGVPIEVSSTFIILFTIYGAILEHTGAGKFFIDFSFRLMGGKPSSAGRTVTLASFLLGGPSGSGVATTVTLGSVAYPMLKRAGYDKESAGGLLSAGGIGAIISPPVLGAAAFLIAEILKISYLQVIKLAIVPTVLYYWSIFLMVEFDAKRFGAKKIETRDGESVWLLTRRYWYHFSSLVAIVVLMVIGFSPIWAVFWATVLAFFTSYLRRDTALTYKKAITALSGGSLGVLSVACTCASAGLIVGVVTLTGLGLKFSSIIIGYAGGSLFLTALFTGVLMWVIGLAVPVTATYIIGAVIAAPALIQLKVPEVAAHMFIFYYAVLSEVSPPTALSPFAAAALTGGSPFKTMMLAWKYTIPAFIVPFMFVLTPDGIGLLLEGPVPNMIWTFLTAMIGIAGIAGGASAWLFRRTTAWERVALIVGGLLLVYSNIYFDLIGMGLIALVVVWQKITPGRADMGLAG; this is translated from the coding sequence ATGGATCAAAGGGAGCCGACCGGCCAGGTCTCCGAAGAGCGCCTCAGGGAGGCGCAGAGATACATAGAGGAAGAGGAAGGGGTCACCCGGCGTCTTTCCGGGTGGAAGCAGCAGGCCGTCACCTGGTTCGCGGTGGCCATGAGCCTTTTTCACCTCTATGCGGCAGTGGCGACCATCACCACCCAGGTCCTGAGGGGCCTCCATGTCGCCATGGTGCTCTTTCTCAGCTACCTCGTCTTTCCTCCATCGAAGAAGAAGCTGCGCTCCATCGCCTGGTATGACGTGCTCCTTGCTCTCATGGGCGTGGCAACCATAGTCTATATGCTCGTCGATTTCGAGGAGTTCATTTACCGGGCCGTTACGCCCAACGCCCTGGACCTGGTGTTCGGCTCCATCCTTATCGTCCTTATCCTGGAAGCGACCCGGCGCGGCACGGGCTGGATCATGCCTTTAGTGGTCTCCCTCTTTCTGATCTATGCCTATGTGGGGCCCTGGCTGCCCTCGCCCTGGACCCACCGGGGATACACGTTGAAACGGATAGTCGGCCACATGTACATGACCCTCGAGGGCATATTCGGGGTACCCATCGAGGTCTCTTCCACCTTCATCATTCTCTTCACCATCTACGGCGCCATTCTTGAGCATACCGGGGCCGGCAAGTTCTTTATCGATTTTTCTTTCAGGCTCATGGGCGGGAAGCCCTCTTCCGCGGGCAGGACCGTGACCCTGGCCTCTTTCCTGCTCGGAGGGCCCTCGGGCAGCGGCGTGGCAACCACCGTCACATTGGGCTCGGTCGCCTATCCCATGCTGAAGCGCGCGGGATACGATAAGGAATCGGCAGGGGGATTATTGTCGGCAGGAGGGATCGGTGCCATCATCTCTCCACCCGTGCTCGGCGCCGCGGCCTTCCTCATCGCGGAGATACTGAAGATCTCCTATCTCCAGGTGATCAAGCTGGCCATAGTGCCTACCGTCCTCTACTACTGGTCCATATTTCTCATGGTGGAGTTCGACGCGAAACGCTTCGGCGCGAAGAAAATCGAAACCCGGGACGGGGAATCCGTCTGGCTTCTCACGAGGAGGTACTGGTACCACTTTTCGTCTCTCGTGGCGATCGTGGTACTCATGGTCATAGGCTTCAGCCCCATCTGGGCCGTATTCTGGGCCACGGTCCTGGCTTTCTTCACGAGTTACCTCAGGCGGGATACCGCTCTTACCTATAAGAAGGCCATAACCGCCCTGAGCGGCGGCTCTCTCGGGGTCCTCTCCGTGGCATGTACCTGTGCGAGCGCGGGCCTGATCGTGGGGGTGGTCACCCTTACCGGCCTGGGCTTGAAGTTTTCGAGCATCATAATAGGCTACGCGGGAGGGAGCCTCTTCCTCACGGCCCTCTTTACGGGCGTCCTCATGTGGGTCATCGGCCTGGCGGTCCCGGTGACGGCCACCTATATCATCGGCGCGGTGATCGCCGCTCCCGCGCTCATTCAGCTCAAGGTGCCCGAGGTTGCCGCCCACATGTTCATCTTCTACTATGCGGTGCTCTCCGAAGTGTCGCCGCCCACGGCGCTCTCTCCCTTTGCGGCGGCAGCCCTGACCGGCGGCAGCCCCTTTAAGACCATGATGCTCGCATGGAAGTATACGATCCCCGCGTTCATCGTGCCTTTCATGTTCGTCCTCACCCCCGACGGCATCGGCCTGCTCCTGGAGGGCCCGGTCCCGAATATGATCTGGACCTTCCTCACCGCCATGATCGGCATCGCCGGAATCGCGGGAGGTGCGAGCGCATGGCTTTTCAGACGGACCACGGCCTGGGAGAGGGTGGCCCTGATCGTCGGGGGGCTCCTCCTCGTCTATTCGAACATATACTTCGATCTCATCGGCATGGGGCTCATCGCGCTCGTGGTCGTGTGGCAAAAGATCACCCCGGGGCGGGCAGATATGGGGCTTGCCGGATAG
- a CDS encoding YSC84-related protein, with the protein MRRETVRAVILSVMILGFLGLASCATAPKTEVQKEEAQAPLRDMAAQTLAQLYRANPAAQRVVTNAAGYAVFTDFGFKLMFMGGVRGKGMAKNNDTKKETFMEMAELQPGLGLGARRFRAVMIFDTPEAYNKFVTSGWEFGADAMAAAKTKTEGGALAGAVTVSEGVHMYQITEEGLIAGVSITGAKYYKDKDLN; encoded by the coding sequence ATGAGGAGAGAAACAGTTCGTGCAGTTATTTTGTCGGTCATGATACTGGGGTTCCTGGGGCTTGCGTCCTGCGCGACCGCCCCGAAGACGGAGGTTCAAAAAGAAGAGGCGCAGGCTCCTCTCCGTGACATGGCGGCACAGACGCTTGCCCAACTCTATAGAGCCAACCCCGCAGCCCAAAGGGTAGTCACAAATGCGGCGGGCTACGCGGTCTTCACCGACTTCGGTTTTAAGCTCATGTTCATGGGAGGGGTCCGGGGCAAGGGCATGGCGAAGAACAACGACACGAAAAAGGAGACGTTCATGGAGATGGCGGAACTCCAGCCGGGGTTGGGTCTGGGAGCCAGGAGATTTCGGGCCGTGATGATCTTTGACACTCCGGAGGCCTACAACAAATTCGTGACTTCCGGCTGGGAGTTCGGCGCGGACGCCATGGCGGCAGCCAAGACCAAAACCGAGGGCGGGGCGCTCGCCGGAGCCGTGACAGTGTCGGAAGGCGTGCATATGTACCAGATCACTGAAGAGGGTCTTATCGCCGGCGTCAGCATCACGGGCGCCAAGTACTACAAAGATAAGGACCTGAACTGA
- a CDS encoding TAXI family TRAP transporter solute-binding subunit, with amino-acid sequence MKRVLAVLLVIGLVMGCSSAWAQKSQKKVRLSIATGGTGGVYYPYGGAIANVISKYVPGVEATAEVTAAAVDNLKLVASRDADLGYAYPDLAYDAMEGKGLFRGKLPVRMVAQLYMSYFHLVTLSGSPIKSVADLKGKRVSTGAPSSGTEVVAFRVLEAFGIRADKDIKRDRLSVVESANALRDGKIDAFFWVGGLPTGAILDLAASPGVSMRLVPTDTALPKIFQKYGQIYTRESIPRAAYPKMTGDVGVVGIPNVLVCNTDADPDLIYKVLKAMFDHKADLVAVHSEAKELTLQGAVIKTPVPYHPGAIKFFKEKGIKM; translated from the coding sequence ATGAAGCGTGTATTGGCGGTCTTGTTGGTCATCGGTCTTGTGATGGGATGTTCGTCCGCGTGGGCCCAGAAGAGCCAGAAGAAGGTGAGGCTTTCCATTGCAACGGGAGGCACGGGGGGTGTCTATTATCCCTACGGCGGGGCGATCGCGAACGTCATCTCCAAATACGTGCCCGGCGTGGAGGCGACCGCCGAGGTGACGGCGGCGGCCGTAGACAACCTGAAGCTCGTGGCGAGCAGGGATGCGGACCTCGGCTATGCCTATCCCGACCTCGCCTATGACGCGATGGAAGGGAAGGGGCTCTTCAGGGGCAAACTGCCGGTCAGGATGGTAGCCCAGTTGTACATGAGCTACTTTCACCTTGTCACCCTTTCCGGTAGCCCCATCAAATCGGTGGCCGACCTCAAGGGGAAGCGTGTTTCGACGGGGGCTCCGAGCAGCGGCACCGAGGTCGTGGCCTTCCGGGTCCTTGAAGCCTTCGGCATACGGGCCGACAAAGATATCAAGCGGGACCGTCTCAGCGTGGTCGAATCGGCCAATGCCCTAAGGGACGGAAAGATCGACGCCTTCTTCTGGGTCGGCGGCCTTCCTACCGGGGCGATCCTCGATCTCGCCGCCAGCCCCGGCGTATCGATGAGGCTCGTTCCCACCGACACGGCGCTGCCGAAGATATTCCAGAAGTACGGACAGATCTATACCAGGGAGAGCATCCCCAGGGCCGCATATCCGAAAATGACGGGCGACGTGGGTGTGGTCGGGATTCCGAATGTGCTTGTCTGTAACACGGACGCCGATCCTGACCTCATCTACAAGGTACTGAAGGCCATGTTCGACCATAAGGCGGACCTGGTTGCCGTCCACTCCGAGGCGAAGGAGTTGACCCTCCAGGGGGCGGTGATCAAGACCCCGGTCCCCTACCACCCGGGGGCAATAAAGTTCTTTAAGGAAAAAGGCATAAAGATGTAG
- a CDS encoding tetratricopeptide repeat protein, producing the protein MRKRIWLRVALAATIIAAALNARAEEGGYRGYAGSRSCVECHQRFYDLWSNSRHGLAMQPYSTTFAKAALTSQTGDVVIGKLKYRADLTRGVVTEKGPGGMKQYAIAHALGGKNVYYFLTPFPRGRLQTLPLAYDINRKVWFDTAASGVRHFPGAGRDQPVSWKDTGYTFNTGCYNCHVSQLSTNYDLKTDRYHTTWAEPGINCETCHGPSAEHNRVMKETPRGQLPKDMKIISVKKFTPDQHNAACSGCHAKMSPVTKAYAPGERFFDHYDVVTLENPDYYPDGRDLGENYTYTSWLMSPCAKGGKINCVTCHTSSGRYRFKAEEKANHACMPCHEDRVKNSVAHTRHKPDSTANKCVSCHMPMTSFARMNRTDHSMLPPTPSATIAFKSPNACNLCHTDKDAVWADKHVRQWRARDYQAPLVARAALIEGARHRDWKQLPAMLDYITGKDRDEVFAASLIRMIPWSGDARKAPALLGAMKDSSPLVRAAAADALQQAPSREAVQALVAATADEYRLVRVRAAASLTAYLKLPLDGASKQTVETAHKEYLASLTARPDQWSSHYNLGNYHLNRNELKQAVGAYDTALKLEPRAVLAMVNESMAYARMGEGKKADESLKRALKEAPDNAAANFNMGLLKAEQNDPKGAEKYLKKALDADPQMAQAAYNLCIITSKDRIAEAVRYCRKAADLRPQDPRYAFSLAFYLNQKGDRDEAARLLKAIIEKYPGYRDAEMLLGEISKNKKKPLGKHREWSSDMK; encoded by the coding sequence ATGAGGAAACGAATATGGCTCCGGGTGGCGCTGGCGGCAACGATCATAGCCGCGGCTTTGAACGCGCGCGCAGAGGAGGGGGGATACCGGGGCTATGCGGGCTCCAGGAGCTGTGTGGAGTGCCACCAGAGGTTTTATGATCTCTGGTCCAACTCCCGCCACGGGCTGGCCATGCAGCCCTACAGTACCACATTTGCGAAAGCCGCGCTCACTTCCCAGACGGGGGACGTGGTGATCGGCAAGCTTAAATACCGTGCCGATCTCACCAGAGGCGTAGTCACCGAGAAGGGCCCCGGGGGGATGAAGCAGTACGCCATCGCGCATGCCCTGGGAGGCAAGAACGTCTATTACTTCCTGACCCCCTTTCCAAGGGGGCGGCTGCAAACGCTCCCCCTCGCATATGACATCAACAGAAAGGTCTGGTTCGATACGGCCGCAAGCGGCGTACGCCACTTCCCCGGCGCAGGCAGGGACCAACCTGTAAGCTGGAAGGACACCGGTTATACCTTCAACACGGGCTGCTACAACTGCCACGTGAGCCAGCTTTCGACCAACTACGACCTGAAGACCGATAGGTACCACACAACCTGGGCGGAGCCGGGCATCAACTGCGAGACCTGTCATGGTCCGTCGGCTGAGCACAACCGGGTCATGAAGGAGACCCCCAGGGGGCAGCTCCCGAAAGATATGAAGATCATCAGCGTCAAGAAGTTCACGCCCGATCAGCACAACGCCGCCTGTTCCGGATGTCACGCCAAGATGTCCCCCGTCACCAAGGCTTACGCGCCCGGGGAGAGATTCTTCGACCACTACGATGTCGTTACCCTGGAGAACCCCGACTACTACCCTGACGGCCGCGACCTGGGCGAGAACTACACCTACACCTCGTGGCTCATGAGCCCTTGCGCCAAGGGGGGGAAGATCAACTGCGTGACCTGCCACACCTCGAGCGGCCGCTACCGGTTCAAGGCCGAAGAAAAGGCGAACCATGCATGCATGCCCTGCCATGAGGATCGTGTGAAAAACTCAGTCGCCCACACCCGCCACAAACCGGACAGCACGGCGAACAAATGCGTCTCCTGCCACATGCCCATGACCTCCTTTGCCCGCATGAACCGAACCGACCATTCCATGCTGCCGCCGACGCCTTCGGCTACCATTGCCTTCAAGTCCCCCAATGCATGCAACCTCTGCCACACCGATAAGGACGCGGTCTGGGCGGACAAGCATGTACGGCAATGGCGCGCCCGTGACTATCAGGCGCCTCTCGTCGCGAGGGCGGCCCTCATCGAGGGGGCTCGCCACAGAGACTGGAAGCAGCTGCCCGCGATGCTCGACTACATAACCGGCAAGGATCGTGATGAGGTATTCGCCGCGTCCCTTATCCGCATGATCCCCTGGTCGGGGGACGCACGGAAGGCCCCGGCACTGCTTGGGGCCATGAAGGATTCTTCTCCGCTGGTACGCGCCGCCGCAGCCGATGCGCTGCAACAGGCGCCATCCCGCGAGGCGGTCCAGGCCCTTGTGGCTGCCACGGCCGATGAGTACCGTCTTGTCCGGGTTCGCGCTGCCGCATCCCTCACGGCTTACCTCAAACTGCCCCTTGACGGGGCGAGCAAACAGACCGTTGAAACTGCGCACAAGGAGTACCTCGCCTCGCTCACGGCACGACCCGACCAATGGTCATCGCACTACAACCTGGGCAATTACCACCTGAACCGCAACGAGCTGAAACAGGCAGTCGGCGCTTACGACACGGCCTTGAAGCTTGAGCCGCGCGCGGTCCTGGCCATGGTCAATGAATCGATGGCCTATGCCCGCATGGGAGAGGGCAAGAAAGCCGACGAATCGCTCAAGAGAGCCTTGAAAGAGGCCCCGGACAATGCCGCCGCCAACTTCAATATGGGCCTGCTCAAGGCGGAGCAGAATGATCCGAAAGGGGCGGAAAAGTATCTTAAGAAGGCGCTGGATGCCGATCCCCAGATGGCCCAGGCGGCTTACAACCTCTGCATCATTACTTCAAAAGACCGCATCGCCGAAGCGGTGAGGTACTGCAGAAAGGCGGCCGATCTCAGGCCCCAGGACCCCAGGTATGCATTCTCCCTTGCCTTCTATCTTAATCAGAAGGGAGACAGGGACGAGGCGGCGAGGTTGTTAAAGGCCATCATAGAGAAGTACCCGGGCTATAGAGATGCCGAGATGCTCCTCGGAGAAATATCGAAAAACAAGAAGAAACCATTAGGGAAGCATCGGGAATGGAGCAGTGACATGAAGTAA
- a CDS encoding arylsulfatase produces MRRKEVLITALLAIAALMLSLVPAMAQQITGIPGSPSATITIRGDRLPAPPAKFEGKIERNAMDSKPYWPPRIMPKKDAPNVLLIMTDDSGYGVPSTFGGVIPTPALDRIAANGVRYTNFHSTALCSPTRAALITGRNHHSAGFGVISEQASGYPGYNSFIEKNKATIGTILKNNGYRTSWFGKNHNTPAFQASQDGPFDQWPIGMGFEYFYGFMGGDTNQWQPANLARNTTYIYPFIDNPGYNLTTAMADEAIAYMQRINALAPEQPWLIYYVPGGTHAPHHPTPEWIAKISKMKLFDKGWNELREQIFANQKRLGVIPQDAKMTPWPDDLLKRWNQLTDGEKKMFLRQVDVFAAYVAYTDHEIGRVIQAVEDMGKLDNTLIIYINGDNGTSSEGTLNGTPNEVAMFNGVEVPVETQLKHFYDVWGSDKTYGHMAVPWAWAFDTPFSWTKQVASHFGGIRQGMAISWPKVIKDKGGIRHQFHHVIDIAPTILEAAQIRQPEVVDGIRQSPMEGVSMVYTFDKANANAPSTHKTQYFEMMGDRAIYHDGWIASTKVMRPPWVTMAPAKDPMSFPWELYDLKKDWTQSDNVADKYPDKLRELEGIFWQEAKKYQVLPLDATVATRLITPRPSITAGRNVFTYSGELTGTPNGDAPSILNTSYHFKAEVEIPQGGAEGVIVTQGGRFAGYGFYLLKGKPIFLWNLVDLERIRWEGPEALTPGSHTLEFDFKYDGLGMGTLAFNNLSGIGRSGTGILKVDGKVVAERKMEHTIPLILQWDENFDVGADTGTPVNDADYRVPFKFTGKLNKLTLTIDRPKLTPADEKRLREAQRNNKVSE; encoded by the coding sequence ATGAGAAGAAAGGAGGTTCTAATTACGGCCCTGCTTGCAATTGCCGCTTTGATGCTTTCGCTCGTGCCGGCCATGGCGCAGCAGATCACCGGGATACCCGGTTCACCGAGCGCCACCATAACGATAAGGGGCGACCGGCTTCCGGCGCCGCCCGCGAAGTTCGAGGGCAAGATCGAGCGCAACGCCATGGATTCAAAGCCATACTGGCCGCCGCGCATTATGCCGAAAAAGGACGCACCGAACGTGCTGCTTATCATGACCGACGATTCCGGCTACGGCGTCCCGAGCACGTTCGGCGGCGTGATCCCGACCCCGGCGCTCGACAGGATCGCCGCCAACGGCGTACGGTATACGAATTTCCACTCGACGGCGTTGTGCTCGCCCACGCGGGCGGCGCTCATCACCGGCCGCAACCACCACTCGGCAGGCTTCGGCGTCATCTCCGAGCAGGCGTCGGGTTACCCGGGCTACAACAGCTTCATCGAAAAAAACAAAGCCACTATCGGCACCATCCTGAAGAACAACGGCTACCGCACCTCGTGGTTCGGCAAGAACCACAACACCCCTGCGTTCCAGGCGAGCCAGGATGGGCCATTCGACCAGTGGCCCATCGGCATGGGCTTCGAGTATTTCTACGGATTCATGGGCGGGGATACCAATCAGTGGCAGCCGGCGAATCTCGCGCGCAACACGACGTATATCTACCCTTTTATCGATAATCCCGGCTACAACCTCACGACTGCCATGGCGGACGAGGCCATCGCCTATATGCAGCGCATCAACGCCCTCGCGCCTGAGCAGCCGTGGCTCATCTACTACGTCCCCGGCGGAACTCACGCCCCCCATCATCCCACGCCCGAGTGGATCGCCAAAATCAGCAAAATGAAGCTTTTCGACAAGGGATGGAACGAGCTTCGGGAACAGATCTTTGCCAATCAGAAGAGGCTCGGGGTGATCCCCCAGGACGCGAAAATGACCCCCTGGCCGGACGATCTGCTAAAGAGATGGAACCAGCTCACGGACGGTGAGAAGAAGATGTTCCTCCGCCAGGTGGATGTCTTTGCCGCGTACGTCGCCTATACCGACCACGAGATCGGCCGCGTGATCCAGGCGGTGGAAGACATGGGCAAGCTCGACAACACGCTTATCATCTACATCAACGGCGACAACGGCACCAGCTCCGAAGGCACGCTGAACGGCACGCCGAACGAGGTCGCCATGTTCAACGGCGTCGAGGTGCCGGTCGAAACTCAGCTCAAGCACTTCTATGACGTCTGGGGATCGGACAAGACCTACGGCCATATGGCGGTGCCGTGGGCGTGGGCTTTCGACACGCCCTTCTCGTGGACCAAGCAGGTTGCATCGCACTTCGGCGGCATCCGCCAGGGCATGGCGATCTCGTGGCCAAAGGTGATCAAGGACAAGGGCGGCATCCGTCACCAGTTCCACCACGTCATCGACATCGCTCCCACCATCCTGGAGGCCGCACAGATCCGTCAGCCCGAGGTGGTCGACGGCATCAGGCAGAGCCCCATGGAGGGCGTGAGCATGGTCTACACCTTCGACAAGGCTAATGCAAATGCGCCGTCGACGCACAAGACGCAGTACTTCGAGATGATGGGCGACCGCGCGATCTACCACGACGGCTGGATCGCGAGCACGAAGGTCATGCGTCCGCCCTGGGTCACCATGGCGCCCGCCAAGGACCCGATGAGCTTCCCGTGGGAACTGTACGACCTCAAAAAGGACTGGACCCAGTCCGACAATGTGGCCGACAAGTACCCGGACAAGCTCAGGGAGTTGGAGGGCATCTTCTGGCAGGAAGCGAAGAAATACCAGGTCCTGCCGCTCGACGCGACGGTCGCGACGCGCTTGATCACGCCGAGGCCGAGCATCACTGCCGGGCGCAATGTGTTCACCTACTCCGGGGAGCTGACCGGAACTCCCAACGGCGACGCCCCGAGCATACTGAACACGTCGTACCACTTCAAGGCCGAGGTGGAGATACCGCAGGGGGGCGCCGAAGGGGTGATCGTGACCCAGGGCGGCCGGTTCGCAGGCTATGGATTCTATCTCCTGAAGGGTAAGCCCATTTTTCTTTGGAACCTGGTCGATTTGGAGCGGATCCGCTGGGAAGGTCCCGAGGCTTTAACCCCGGGCTCCCATACCCTTGAATTCGATTTCAAGTACGACGGACTTGGCATGGGCACCCTTGCCTTCAACAACCTGAGCGGTATCGGCCGAAGCGGCACGGGCATTCTTAAAGTGGACGGCAAAGTCGTCGCGGAACGGAAGATGGAGCACACGATCCCGCTGATCCTGCAATGGGACGAGAACTTTGACGTAGGCGCCGATACGGGTACGCCGGTGAATGACGCCGACTACCGGGTACCGTTCAAGTTCACCGGGAAGCTCAACAAGCTGACACTCACCATCGACAGGCCGAAGCTCACGCCCGCCGACGAGAAGCGGTTGCGGGAGGCCCAGCGGAACAACAAGGTGAGCGAGTAG
- a CDS encoding arylsulfatase produces the protein MNTRMVQLLSAIVVLMAFIACPAIGADKPNIVVIMGDDIGIWNIGAYHRGMMAGRTPNLDKLAAEGMLFTDYYAEASCTAGRASFVTGELPIRTGMTTVGQAGSPIGLPAQAPTIATALKSMGYATGQFGKNHLGDLNEFLPTVHGFDEFFGYLYHLDAMEDPAHSAYPQELLNKVGPRNMVHSWAADTDDPTVQPRWGKIGKQKIEDAGTLYPKRMETVDDEILAKALAFVDKAKADGKPFFLWLNPTRMHIVTHLSEKYRKMRDSKNGWTIQEAGMSQIDDIVGDVMKKLKDIGVDDNTIVMFTTDNGTETFTWPDGGNTPFRGQKGTIYEGGFRAPAMIRWPGKVPAGKVENGIISGLDWFPTFVAAAGNPNIAAELLKGKQLGDRTYKVHLDGYNQMDMITGKGPSNRHEIFYFGESTLGAVRVDDFKYRFIEQPQGWIGPKVHVDAPILTNLRLDPFERFDWPVGTLAGSQNYFSWFQYEFWRFIFVQQEVAKLARTGVEYPPMQKGASFNLDAVKAKIEEAIKAREGR, from the coding sequence ATGAATACAAGAATGGTGCAGCTCCTTTCCGCAATTGTGGTCCTTATGGCGTTCATCGCCTGCCCGGCAATTGGGGCGGACAAGCCTAATATTGTCGTCATAATGGGAGACGACATCGGCATCTGGAACATCGGCGCGTACCACCGGGGCATGATGGCCGGGCGAACGCCGAATCTCGACAAGCTCGCCGCCGAAGGCATGCTCTTCACCGACTACTACGCCGAGGCAAGCTGCACGGCGGGCCGGGCGAGCTTCGTCACCGGCGAATTGCCGATCCGCACGGGCATGACCACAGTCGGCCAGGCGGGTTCTCCTATCGGCTTGCCGGCCCAGGCGCCTACGATTGCGACGGCGCTCAAGAGCATGGGTTATGCCACGGGGCAATTCGGAAAAAACCACCTCGGCGATCTCAACGAATTCCTACCCACCGTTCACGGCTTTGACGAGTTTTTCGGCTATCTCTACCACCTCGATGCAATGGAAGATCCCGCCCATTCCGCCTACCCGCAGGAGTTGCTGAACAAAGTCGGCCCGCGCAACATGGTCCACAGCTGGGCCGCGGATACGGATGACCCGACGGTGCAGCCACGGTGGGGCAAGATCGGTAAACAAAAGATCGAAGACGCCGGGACGCTCTATCCGAAACGGATGGAGACAGTGGACGACGAAATCCTCGCGAAGGCGCTCGCCTTCGTGGACAAGGCCAAGGCGGACGGCAAACCCTTCTTCCTCTGGCTCAACCCGACCCGCATGCACATTGTCACCCATCTTTCGGAGAAGTATAGGAAGATGCGCGACTCGAAGAATGGCTGGACCATTCAGGAAGCCGGCATGTCCCAGATCGACGATATCGTGGGCGACGTGATGAAGAAACTCAAGGACATCGGCGTAGACGACAACACAATCGTCATGTTCACCACCGACAACGGCACGGAAACATTCACCTGGCCCGATGGCGGCAACACACCCTTCCGGGGACAAAAAGGAACGATCTATGAAGGCGGGTTCCGCGCGCCGGCAATGATCCGCTGGCCGGGCAAGGTGCCGGCAGGCAAGGTGGAGAACGGCATCATCTCCGGGCTCGACTGGTTCCCGACTTTTGTGGCTGCTGCCGGCAACCCGAACATCGCTGCCGAGCTGCTGAAAGGAAAGCAACTCGGTGACCGCACCTACAAAGTCCACCTCGACGGCTATAACCAGATGGACATGATCACGGGCAAGGGTCCCTCGAACCGCCACGAGATCTTCTATTTCGGGGAAAGCACGTTGGGCGCGGTGCGCGTTGACGACTTCAAGTATCGTTTCATCGAGCAGCCTCAGGGCTGGATCGGTCCCAAGGTTCATGTCGATGCGCCGATTCTGACGAACCTTCGCCTCGATCCCTTCGAGCGATTCGACTGGCCGGTCGGAACTCTTGCCGGATCCCAGAATTATTTCTCCTGGTTCCAGTACGAGTTCTGGCGTTTCATTTTTGTCCAGCAGGAGGTGGCGAAGCTGGCCAGGACGGGCGTGGAGTATCCACCCATGCAGAAGGGCGCGAGCTTCAACCTCGATGCCGTGAAAGCGAAAATCGAGGAAGCCATAAAGGCGCGCGAGGGTCGATAA
- a CDS encoding TSUP family transporter: protein MEIVCLCAFAALAGFIDSVAGGGGLIQLPALLIFLPHEAIAHLLGTNKLASIAGTFFAAGQYSRHVRISWKTTLPATLAALVFSFLGARVASHMNPALMRVVIIMLLVAILIHSFARKDFGARHAPRAHDVRHYLFSIATGMVLGFYDGFFGPGTGSFLIFVFIGVFGFSFLSASASSKVVNLATNLSAVLYFGFTDNILYALALPMAASNIAGSLVGARLAILKGNRFVRIFFLVVVSAMVVKLGYDTFAK, encoded by the coding sequence ATGGAAATCGTCTGTTTATGCGCCTTTGCCGCCCTCGCGGGCTTCATCGACTCCGTCGCGGGGGGTGGAGGGCTGATCCAGCTGCCCGCACTCCTCATCTTTCTTCCCCACGAGGCGATTGCCCACCTCCTCGGCACGAATAAACTTGCCTCCATCGCGGGCACCTTCTTCGCCGCGGGCCAGTATTCGCGGCACGTGCGGATAAGCTGGAAGACGACCCTGCCCGCCACCCTCGCAGCCCTTGTGTTCTCCTTCCTCGGGGCCAGGGTCGCGAGCCACATGAACCCGGCACTCATGCGCGTGGTCATCATCATGCTCCTTGTCGCGATCCTCATCCATTCCTTCGCGAGGAAAGACTTCGGCGCCCGTCACGCGCCCCGGGCCCACGACGTACGCCACTATCTTTTCAGCATCGCCACCGGTATGGTCCTCGGCTTCTACGACGGCTTCTTCGGCCCCGGCACGGGCAGCTTCCTTATCTTCGTCTTCATAGGGGTCTTCGGATTCAGCTTCCTCTCCGCCTCGGCCTCCTCGAAGGTCGTCAACCTCGCGACGAACCTCTCCGCAGTGCTCTATTTCGGATTCACCGATAATATCCTCTACGCCCTGGCTCTGCCCATGGCGGCGAGCAATATCGCAGGGTCGCTCGTGGGGGCGAGGCTCGCGATCCTCAAAGGGAACCGGTTCGTGCGGATATTTTTTCTCGTGGTCGTTTCCGCAATGGTGGTCAAACTCGGGTACGACACGTTCGCGAAGTAA